One window of the Pieris rapae chromosome 11, ilPieRapa1.1, whole genome shotgun sequence genome contains the following:
- the LOC110997410 gene encoding mediator of RNA polymerase II transcription subunit 13 isoform X1 — protein sequence MTHQNHQTNGASLEDCHTNFFALTELHGIKWRKLVWGETSGGGETEDGAAPLADPVISSYARCLAGDILCVWRRVPDPQPLDLDMSTPAPPPLSLRASKELWIFWYGEEPDLTGLVASELLESQGDQGSWESGLSYECRSLLFKALHNLIERCLLSRDFVRLGKWFVQPYDGDEEDVGKSPWHLSFSFAFFLHGESTVCASVDVRQHPPVRTLTAKRLARLHAPPAHSPKDNKVILAPFGLEGRVTGREWTDSDPATARLLDAWRHLYPLEQATAAVEVECGGVRMRYPVPYVLVTEMEAHPGTPPPAAELAARTLRSLTTPIAHQTPELSFAETSGDPSDDFVDPTRKTGCACAKWRRRRAPRPTPFHRRAPPRPPRSPRSPRAARHHAPIPQANNCSGGNGRGTCSPASCGGASPAAPGSAPSPHHTTLPSHQGPNVPTTLHTPAPTPDPLAPPTPAPPSHHNHKLFTQGDSPPAGSTLSTTGGQSPSAAGAGAGTGTAPVPLPRRPLLPAAEKRLDPLEDEHSLHMLYDYTTVHAWLEHPVKRFKSDENKFREELVLGTTGVDLYAGQEYTRPPDYIHRVDIKQEKVEQEDVKDYKNLFRLDGLCPTYKDLEQIFDNSDDAASGDETVRLLQVQTPPDSNKSSEVRCVRAEELSKMFPTPPSMEAHAQSSPGFCADETITAGTLTRHGSPPRDPIEDWSYVFKPATVYKYVGSSKYAPLTTLPSQLLPPVVLPPHAVYRPRWQHDSNTTEHDATHAHATTEAGTTSTSNTTTTTGGVKRALSTTSSTGRARALASPRRAAPPPPSPVSPRTPAPACPLLLNVLLADTVLNVFRDHNFDSCTVCVCNASGRSVGNIRGADASTYLCGVEWGGADEEPTRCSCGFSAVVNRRLAHRAGLFYEDELEITGVAEEPRRRGAGDALGEVASVVVALCAAPAASAASALSRAARRAAAALAPTHTDTRLNLLEYSDGGAAAMCALRAAAGGALSITATKNKNGITMGAVHRWPFIGARAPRSSRDVVRLMRRLRPLLQDAIQKRCAGARMWDGVTGPLTWRQFHLLAGRGNEDRCEPQPVPPLLVGHDRDWVSLSPYALRHWERLALEPYSYSRDVAYVVLAADGEALTEPVRTFFRELSAAYEAAKLGRHQPISRIARDGIVRTAPAEIDRDTNCEEWTGELPPGRLGEYVRAYAETLRANLVPQLAALNVDKTLFESPNSTGAMRPPAAPDRPDTPGGAGGTEPEIDTGTGGLGTASSAWEEEEGGPPALVLYVVEPPAAHAHRPRALHALLRLVAQAHHHLHHHNPLIKIISLEGVCETWCGAGGGGATSEPGLVAELRALAFSVFASARRNLAHTPNGKSLTGFGTAADANLFVSNKDEKNRAPYRLFSPAWVLAPPRAPKEVAETWGQAGEHGAVLYVAYCLSHDQRWLLASATDARGELLDTAAINIYVPARSRRKRGGPARRHGLTKLMDFALGVMSQAAQPWRLVVGRVGRIGHGELKGWSWLLSRPNLSRLSTTLREMCGSCSLLYPTGAPCILSACLVSTEPDPCLRLMADRFTPDERFSKASIQSHLHTPRDVTATHILVFPTSATTQSNQMPYEQPAANGEENDMLLIGLEMVDEDIGEDQMADLLITDMFQCWQGGGSPRRDDEPGSREGSPPGGPAAAAVGAYARDHEPQPEQVGTVLQQPLALGYLVSTAPLGSMPAWWWAGCAHLRDACPAFLKNALHLQCSLLPNDDYAFTQRRDHNAHPLDSTTTTDVLRYVLEGYNALSWLALDGTTHDRMSCLPLHVQVLMQLYHTAAALG from the exons tGTTTGCTATCGCGGGACTTTGTGAGGCTTGGAAAGTGGTTTGTGCAACCGTACGATGGAGACGAAGAGGACGTTGGCAAAAG CCCGTGGCACCTGTCATTCTCGTTCGCGTTCTTTCTGCACGGCGAGAGTACTGTGTGCGCGTCAGTTGATGTTCGCCAGCATCCGCCAGTTCGTACGCTCACGGCTAAGAGGCTTGCGCGGTTGCACGCACCGCCCGCTCATTCACCAAAGGATAACAAGG TGATCCTGGCGCCATTCGGACTGGAAGGCCGCGTGACGGGCAGGGAGTGGACCGACTCAGATCCCGctactgcccgtttgctcgACGCCTGGAGGCATCTCTATCCTTTGGAGCAAGCTACAGCTGCTGTAGAG GTGGAATGTGGCGGCGTGCGCATGCGTTACCCGGTTCCGTACGTGCTCGTGACGGAGATGGAAGCGCATCCGGGTACGCCCCCACCCGCAGCGGAGCTTGCTGCACGCACACTTCGCTCGCTCACTACGCCTATAGCCCATCAG ACTCCTGAGTTAAGCTTCGCCGAGACATCCGGGGACCCAAGTGACGACTTCGTAGACCCAACACGCAAAACTGGTTGCGCCTGCGCAAA GTGGCGGCGGCGCCGAGCCCCGCGCCCGACGCCCTTCCACCGCCGCGCGCCGCCCCGCCCGCCCCGCTCGCCACGCTCTCCTCGCGCCGCAAGGCATCACGCGCCCATCCCGCA AGCGAATAACTGCAGTGGCGGTAATGGTCGCGGGACGTGTTCGCCGGCGAGTTGTGGTGGGGCTTCGCCCGCTGCGCCCGGCTCGGCGCCTTCTCCCCATCACACCACGTTACCTTCACAtcag GGTCCAAACGTACCCACGACGCTGCATACGCCAGCTCCAACGCCCGACCCGCTGGCTCCACCCACACCCGCTCCGCCTTCACATCATAATCATAAGCTGTTTACTCAG gGCGACTCTCCGCCGGCGGGAAGCACGTTAAGTACAACGGGAGGGCAGTCGCCGAGTGCGGCGGGGGCGGGGGCGGGCACTGGGACAGCCCCGGTGCCCTTGCCGCGGCGACCGCTCCTACCCGCTGCTGAGAAGCGGCTAGACCCGCTAGAGGATGAACACTCGCTGCATATGCTCTACGATTATACCACCGTGCACGCCTG GCTGGAGCACCCAGTGAAGCGATTCAAAAGTGACGAGAACAAGTTCCGTGAGGAGTTGGTGCTGGGTACGACCGGCGTTGATTTGTACGCGGGACAAGAGTATACACGCCCACCGGACTACATACACAGAGTAGATATCAAACAGGAGAAAGTCGAACAG GAGGATGTAAAGGActacaaaaatctatttagaTTGGACGGTCTGTGTCCGACTTACAAAGATTTGGAACAGATTTTTGACAATTCAGACGACGCCGCTAGCGGCGATGAGACGGTAAGACTT TTACAAGTGCAAACGCCACCGGACTCGAATAAGTCATCAGAAGTGCGATGCGTACGTGCAGAAGAGCTGAGTAAGATGTTTCCGACGCCGCCAAGTATGGAGGCGCACGCGCAGTCCTCACCAGGATTTTGTGCTGACGAGACCATAACTGCCGGAACGCTTACACGTCATGGAAGTCCGCCTAGAGACCCCATCGAA GATTGGTCGTATGTATTCAAGCCAGCAACCGTATACAAGTACGTGGGGTCATCCAAATACGCCCCCTTGACTACGTTACCCAGTCAGCTGTTACCGCCCGTGGTATTGCCACCTCACGCCGTGTACCGCCCGCGATGGCAGCACGACTCTAACACGACAGAACATGATGCGACGCATGCGCATGCAACGACGGAAGcag GCACAACAAGTACAAGCAATACCACAACAACCACCGGTGGGGTGAAGCGAGCTCTATCGACGACGTCAAGTACGGGACGAGCTCGGGCCCTCGCCTCCCCTCGCCGCGCTGCACCCCCACCGCCCTCTCCCGTCTCACCTCGTACCCCTGCACCCGCCTGCCCCTTACTTCTGAACGTGCTTCTCGCGGATACGGTGCTCAATGTCTTCAGAGATCACAACTTTGACAGTTGCACAGTGTGTGTCTGTAACGCTAGTGGACGG AGCGTGGGAAACATTCGAGGCGCGGATGCATCTACTTACTTGTGTGGCGTGGAATGGGGAGGCGCAGACGAAGAGCCAACTCGATGTTCGTGTGGTTTTAGCGCTGTCGTTAATAGACGACTTGCACATCGCGCTGGACTATTTTACGAG GACGAATTAGAGATAACTGGCGTAGCGGAAGAGCCGCGGCGTCGCGGTGCGGGAGATGCGTTAGGCGAAGTGGCTAGCGTGGTGGTGGCGCTGTGCGCCGCACCCGCTGCCTCCGCCGCCTCTGCGCTGTCCCGCGCCGCGAGGAGGGCCGCCGCGGCCCTTGCCCCCACTCACACCGACACGCGGCTCAACCTGCTCGA ATACTCAGATGGCGGTGCGGCAGCAATGTGTGCGCTACGTGCGGCAGCCGGCGGCGCTTTGTCCATCACGGCCACTAAGAACAAGAATGGAATCACGATGGGAGCGGTGCATCGATGGCCCTTCATTGGTGCGCGTGCGCCGCGGTCTTCAAGGGATGTTGTGAG attAATGCGCCGCCTCCGACCATTACTACAAGACGCGATACAGAAGCGTTGCGCGGGCGCTCGTATGTGGGACGGGGTGACTGGGCCGCTCACGTGGCGACAGTTCCACCTTTTAGCCGGCCGAGGCAACGAAGACCGCTGCGAGCCACAACCCGTCCCTCCGCTACTTGTAGGCCACGATCGCGACTGGGTTTCTCTATCTCCCTACGCGCTTCGGCATTGGGAGCGGTTGGCATTAGAACCTTATTCGTATAGCCGGGATGTCGCGTACGTTGTACTCGCTGCAGACGGTGAGGCACTGACGGAGCCGGTGCGAACGTTCTTTAGAGAGCTCTCGGCTGCCTATGAAGCGGCGAAGCTGGGAAGGCATCAACCGATATCCAGGATAGCGAGGGATGGTATTGTGAGGACTGCACCAGCTGAAATTGATAG GGATACAAATTGCGAGGAATGGACGGGCGAGTTACCACCGGGGCGTTTGGGAGAATACGTGCGCGCATACGCCGAGACCTTGCGGGCGAACCTAGTACCGCAACTAGCCGCTTTAAACGTCGATAAGACGTTATTCGAAT CACCAAATAGTACGGGAGCAATGCGACCGCCAGCTGCACCTGACAGACCGGATACTCCGGGAGGGGCGGGTGGAACTGAGCCGGAAATAGATACCGGAACGGGCGGATTGGGCACGGCTAGCAGCGCCTGGGAAGAAGAAGAGGGCGGTCCGCCCGCCCTCGTGCTCTATGTCGTCGAGCCACCTGCAGCACATGCGCATCGCCCACGAGCATTGCACGCCCTTTTACGACTTGTTGCGCAGGCGCATCATCATCTTCATCACCACAATCCTCTTATCAAG ATCATATCCCTGGAGGGTGTTTGCGAGACGTGGTGTGGGGCGGGCGGTGGGGGGGCGACGAGTGAGCCGGGTCTCGTAGCAGAACTTCGTGCACTCGCCTTTAGTGTGTTCGCGAGTGCACGCCGCAATCTAGCGCACACGCCCAACGGGAAATCGCTCACGGGCTTTGGCACTGCTGCAGATGCTAATCTCTTCGTTTCTAATAAAGAC GAGAAAAACCGCGCGCCGTACCGTCTCTTTTCACCGGCGTGGGTGCTGGCTCCACCTCGCGCACCCAAGGAGGTGGCAGAGACATGGGGCCAGGCGGGCGAACATGGCGCCGTACTTTACGTGGCCTACTGCCTCTCACACGACCAACGCTGGTTGCTAGCTTCTGCCACTGATGCACGCGGGGAGCTACTCGACACAGCCGCTATTAATATCTATGTACCTGCCAG atcgCGCCGAAAACGTGGTGGTCCTGCACGAAGGCATGGGCTGACGAAGCTGATGGATTTCGCGCTAGGCGTAATGTCACAGGCCGCTCAACCCTGGAGGCTGGTAGTGGGACGAGTCGGGCGGATAGGACATGGCGAGCTCAAAG GTTGGAGTTGGCTGCTGTCCAGGCCGAATCTGTCTCGCCTGTCGACCACACTGCGCGAGATGTGCGGCAGCTGCTCGCTTCTATATCCCACGGGGGCACCCTGCATCCTTTCCGCCTGCCTCGTGTCCACCGAGCCCGACCCCTGTCTACGACTCATGGCCGACCGCTTCACGCCCGACGAGCGCTTTTCGAAGGCCTCCATCCAATCCCACCTGCACACGCCACGCGACGTCACCGCCACGCACATTCTCGTCTTCCCCACGTCGGCCACCACGCAGTCCAACCAGATGCCCTACGAACAGCCCGCCGCCAACGGCGAGGAGAACGACATGCTGCTCATCGGACTCGAGATGGTCGACGAAGACATCGGCGAGGATCAGATGGCTGACTTACTCATCACCGACATGTTCCAATGCTGGCAAGGCGGGGGATCCCCGCGCCGAGACGATGAACCGGGTAGCCGCGAGGGAAGTCCGCCCGGTGGGCCGGCTGCCGCAGCCGTCGGGGCTTACGCCCGCGACCACGAGCCGCAACCCGAGCAAGTGGGCACGGTGCTCCAACAGCCGCTGGCGCTGGGCTACCTTGTGTCGACGGCTCCGCTTGGTTCCATGCCTGCCTGGTGGTGGGCAGGGTGCGCACACCTGCGCGACGCATGCCCCGCCTTCCTCAAGAATGCGCTGCACCTACAGTGCAGCCTTTTGCCTAACGATGACTACGCCTTCACACAGCGCCGCGATCACAACGCGCATCCTCTCGATTCCACCACCACCACAGATGTACTCAG ATACGTATTAGAGGGATACAACGCCTTATCTTGGCTAGCACTGGACGGAACCACTCACGACCGGATGTCCTGTCTCCCGCTGCACGTGCAGGTCCTTATGCAGCTTTATCACACCGCAGCCGCGCTCGGCTGA